A single window of Gossypium hirsutum isolate 1008001.06 chromosome A10, Gossypium_hirsutum_v2.1, whole genome shotgun sequence DNA harbors:
- the LOC121207596 gene encoding uncharacterized protein isoform X4: protein MPRPSTALKVACDQRSRALRQCEHDARYVGEHASDVPRVVWPWSPKWSGTRRSLVERRLLQGKLVLFVHKFVKLHRIYMKKLCQMLRTFYKHMLVVNVGLVISAMLRPKVT, encoded by the exons ATGCCTAGGCCTTCAACCGCCCTAAAAGTCGCCTGCGACCAGCGAAGCAGGGCTCTCAGACAGTGCGAGCACGATGCGCG GTACGTGGGCGAGCACGCCTCTGACGTGCCGCGAGTAGTGTGGCCTTGGAGCCCCAAGTGGAGTGGGACGCGGAGGTCGTTGGTGGAGCGGCGGCTGTTGCAA GGAAAACTAGTCTTGTTTGTTCACAAATTTGTGAAACTGCACAGGATATACATGAAAAAGTTATGTCAAATGTTGAGGACTTTTTACAAACACATG CTGGTTGTGAATGTTGGACTCGTCATTTCGGCTATGTTGAGGCCGAAAGTTACTTGA
- the LOC121207596 gene encoding uncharacterized protein isoform X1, producing the protein MPRPSTALKVACDQRSRALRQCEHDARYVGEHASDVPRVVWPWSPKWSGTRRSLVERRLLQVLGGKLVLFVHKFVKLHRIYMKKLCQMLRTFYKHMVSNLTFKSLGIFLVEALLDFGLITRIVG; encoded by the exons ATGCCTAGGCCTTCAACCGCCCTAAAAGTCGCCTGCGACCAGCGAAGCAGGGCTCTCAGACAGTGCGAGCACGATGCGCG GTACGTGGGCGAGCACGCCTCTGACGTGCCGCGAGTAGTGTGGCCTTGGAGCCCCAAGTGGAGTGGGACGCGGAGGTCGTTGGTGGAGCGGCGGCTGTTGCAAGTATTGGGG GGAAAACTAGTCTTGTTTGTTCACAAATTTGTGAAACTGCACAGGATATACATGAAAAAGTTATGTCAAATGTTGAGGACTTTTTACAAACACATGGTGAGCAATCTAACCTTCAAATCTCTGGGCATTTTCTTGGTGGAAGCATTGTTGGACTTTGGGCTGATAACTAGAATTGTTGGCTGA
- the LOC107915155 gene encoding phospholipase A1 PLIP1, chloroplastic, with product MVQTMAFITIPRPLSLLASSTKDSWSSASVHCSYSKKSSRFSTNSKGLNRDCKTIFWNVGSFRRQYLSQLTAMLMTFKDDGRDGSEAKYDPESFSKLLFQVPISEMKFLSKLAFLCNIAYVILKIEGIYLRRYYGLYLIASSLETKTEATSSTKAKLEEFGSEKAMGFERKHHRIRSPKDQLLSMAAHQSFHSSPFEWIICDDPIRHTRIFVIQGPDSLTSWWRVLFFHPTKFEGKLDVFVHRGMYEAAKVTYEKVIPHVVDFLQTHGEQARFQFTGHSLGGSIAVLVSLMLLIRNVVRCSMVEPVVTFGSPFVLCGGRKLLDELKLDDAQIYNVIMHRDIVPRGFSSNIPGFHISVLKLFKRSLHSHTCLNENKFMYSPLGNLLILQPNAKSSPGHPLLPPGTAFYALDTTGYKDTSNAAINGFLNSPHPLQTLFDPKAYGDDGTVSLNHDSSSYLKAINGVLRLHITATIVPKLREKKSLL from the exons ATGGTTCAAACCATGGCTTTTATAACAATACCCAGACCTCTTTCCCTGCTAGCAAGCTCGACAAAAGATTCATGGAGCTCAGCAAGTGTACATTGTTCTTATTCCAAAAAGAGCTCCCGTTTCTCTACCAATAGCAAGGGATTAAACAGAGATTGCAAGACGATATTTTGGAATGTCGGTTCTTTTCGCCGTCAATATTTATCACAATTGACTGCAATGCTGATGACGTTTAAAGATGATGGTAGAGATGGAAGTGAAGCGAAATATGATCCTGAATCCTTCTCAAAATTACTGTTCCAAGTACCCATTTCTGAGATGAAGTTTTTGTCTAAACTTGCCTTCTTGTGTAACATAGCTTATGTGATTCTAAAAATCGAG GGTATTTATTTGAGAAGGTACTATGGCCTATACTTGATAGCGTCCTCTTTAGAAACTAAAACAGAGGCAACATCAAGCACTAAAGCAAAGCTTGAGGAATTTGGTTCAGAGAAAGCCATGGGTTTTGAGCGAAAGCACCATCGAATCCGCTCACCGAAGGACCAATTATTATCAATGGCCGCCCATCAATCATTTCATTCATCTCCGTTCGAATGGATTATTTGCGATGATCCAATCAGGCATACTAGGATTTTTGTGATTCAG GGCCCAGACTCCTTGACATCTTGGTGGCGAGTCCTCTTCTTTCATCCAACTAAATTTGAG GGGAAACTAGACGTGTTTGTTCACAGAGGAATGTATGAAGCCGCAAAGGTTACATATGAAAAAGTGATCCCACACGTTGTGGACTTTTTACAAACACATGGTGAGCAAGCTAGGTTTCAATTCACCGGTCATTCGCTAGGCGGAAGCATTGCTGTACTCGTTAGCTTGATGCTGTTAATCAGGAATGTGGTGAGATGTTCGATGGTTGAGCCCGTTGTGACCTTTGGGTCACCATTTGTGTTATGTGGAGGCCGAAAGTTACTTGATGAATTGAAGTTGGATGATGCCCAGATTTACAATGTCATAATGCATCGAGACATTGTCCCTAGAGGCTTCTCCAGCAATATTCCTGGTTTTCATATCTCAGTTCTCAAGCTTTTCAAGCGTTCCTTACATTCACACACTTGTCTAAATGAAAAT AAATTTATGTACTCTCCGCTAGGAAATCTGTTGATTCTCCAACCAAATGCAAAATCATCACCTGGGCATCCATTGCTTCCTCCTGGGACTGCTTTTTATGCTTTAGACACCACCGGATATAAAGACACTTCCAATGCTGCCATCAATGGCTTCCTTAATTCTCCTCACCCACTTCAAACTCTATTTGATCCAAAAGCCTATGGAGATGATGGAACTGTATCATTGAATCATGACTCTAGCAGCTATTTAAAAGCCATTAATGGGGTTTTAAGGCTCCATATAACGGCCACGATTGTCCCAAagctaagagaaaagaaaagcttgtTATAG
- the LOC121207596 gene encoding uncharacterized protein isoform X3, with product MPRPSTALKVACDQRSRALRQCEHDARYVGEHASDVPRVVWPWSPKWSGTRRSLVERRLLQVLGGKLVLFVHKFVKLHRIYMKKLCQMLRTFYKHMLVVNVGLVISAMLRPKVT from the exons ATGCCTAGGCCTTCAACCGCCCTAAAAGTCGCCTGCGACCAGCGAAGCAGGGCTCTCAGACAGTGCGAGCACGATGCGCG GTACGTGGGCGAGCACGCCTCTGACGTGCCGCGAGTAGTGTGGCCTTGGAGCCCCAAGTGGAGTGGGACGCGGAGGTCGTTGGTGGAGCGGCGGCTGTTGCAAGTATTGGGG GGAAAACTAGTCTTGTTTGTTCACAAATTTGTGAAACTGCACAGGATATACATGAAAAAGTTATGTCAAATGTTGAGGACTTTTTACAAACACATG CTGGTTGTGAATGTTGGACTCGTCATTTCGGCTATGTTGAGGCCGAAAGTTACTTGA
- the LOC121207596 gene encoding uncharacterized protein isoform X2, translating to MPRPSTALKVACDQRSRALRQCEHDARYVGEHASDVPRVVWPWSPKWSGTRRSLVERRLLQGKLVLFVHKFVKLHRIYMKKLCQMLRTFYKHMVSNLTFKSLGIFLVEALLDFGLITRIVG from the exons ATGCCTAGGCCTTCAACCGCCCTAAAAGTCGCCTGCGACCAGCGAAGCAGGGCTCTCAGACAGTGCGAGCACGATGCGCG GTACGTGGGCGAGCACGCCTCTGACGTGCCGCGAGTAGTGTGGCCTTGGAGCCCCAAGTGGAGTGGGACGCGGAGGTCGTTGGTGGAGCGGCGGCTGTTGCAA GGAAAACTAGTCTTGTTTGTTCACAAATTTGTGAAACTGCACAGGATATACATGAAAAAGTTATGTCAAATGTTGAGGACTTTTTACAAACACATGGTGAGCAATCTAACCTTCAAATCTCTGGGCATTTTCTTGGTGGAAGCATTGTTGGACTTTGGGCTGATAACTAGAATTGTTGGCTGA